A window of Saccharomyces eubayanus strain FM1318 chromosome XII, whole genome shotgun sequence contains these coding sequences:
- the GEX2 gene encoding glutathione exchanger: MSDLVSITESTNGRPNPQDDARKEGRNIVTEKSTVSSAHEGFQQSSSAFSSQDGNKIIKTRGVTRIEVVKEKMTTKVKWILAASVLLTSWIAALDATTTYNYQPYATSSFNRHSMLSTLTIANSVIGAVCKPFIAKISDLSSRPVTYFVVLVLYVIGFIVTACSPTIGAYVIGSVFIAVGQSGISLMNMVIVADTTSLKWRSFVTSLLAVPYLVTTWISGYIVENIISSNWRWGYGMFAIITPVALTPAILIMAYLEHQANKTGEIPVGSDPLSEKKREVKESGISGFKAYWQLLKTSLIEIDAFGLVLLGLAFSLILLPCSLYSYAEGGWKNPSMIAMEVFGGIFLISYVIFEVFFAPFPLLPKRVLVNRTFICCVIIDFIYQMGGYFSLLFFTSYTFVVLNLSYRDWVYLSNTTTMGLCFFGVVWGGLFRYFHRYKIFQVIGIGIKLIGMGLYVACSKKSGSPGIGLVAAALIVTSIGDAANVMGTQVAAQAAVPHQDMAATISVLSLYTSIGAAVGTAITSAVWTKELPGALSKYVPNSEKAIAFYESLTLIWQEPWGSANREGAIAAYQEVNYTLFCMGVGVSSIMFLVALFQTNFYLGDQQNCVEGEQKEDYHHNANGTKMNLMNRMFDFSK, encoded by the coding sequence ATGTCCGACCTAGTATCTATAACAGAAAGCACGAATGGGCGGCCTAATCCTCAGGACGACGCACgcaaagaaggaagaaacaTTGTTACTGAAAAGAGCACCGTATCTTCTGCCCATGAAGGCTTTCAGCAAAGCTCATCTGCGTTTTCGTCTCAGGACGGAaataaaattatcaaaacCAGAGGTGTCACAAGAATTGAGGTggtcaaagaaaagatgaCAACCAAGGTCAAATGGATTCTGGCAGCTTCCGTTCTTTTAACATCGTGGATTGCTGCTTTGGATGCCACAACAACGTATAACTATCAACCGTATGCCACATCCTCATTCAACAGGCACTCGATGCTATCAACTTTGACAATTGCAAATTCTGTCATTGGGGCTGTTTGTAAACCGTTTATTGCCAAAATCTCAGATTTGAGTTCCAGACCTGTTACATACTTTGTGGTGTTAGTACTATATGTTATAGGTTTCATCGTCACGGCTTGTTCCCCAACTATTGGTGCGTATGTGATCGGTTCCGTTTTTATTGCAGTTGGCCAGTCAGGTATCAGTTTAATGAACATGGTCATTGTAGCTGACACAACTTCACTCAAATGGAGGTCTTTTGTCACCTCTCTATTAGCGGTTCCTTACTTGGTTACCACTTGGATCTCCGGTTACATTGTCGAGAATATTATTAGTAGCAACTGGAGATGGGGGTACGGTATGTTTGCTATTATTACACCAGTTGCTTTAACTCCGGCAATTCTTATTATGGCCTACCTGGAGCACCAAGCTAACAAGACGGGGGAAATTCCCGTTGGGTCCGATCCGCTTTCcgagaagaaaagagaggTTAAAGAATCTGGTATCAGTGGGTTCAAAGCGTATTGGCAACTTCTGAAGACTTCTCTAATAGAGATCGATGCATTTGGTTTAGTTCTACTTGGccttgctttttctttaatcttGCTCCCATGCTCCCTGTACTCTTACGCTGAAGGTGGCTGGAAGAACCCAAGTATGATTGCCATGGAAGTATTTGGtggcatttttttaatttcgtATGTCATCTTCGAGGTTTTCTTCGCACCATTTCCGTTACTGCCAAAGAGAGTCTTAGTAAACAGAACCTTCATTTGTTGTGTCATCATTGATTTCATCTACCAAATGGGCGGCtatttctctcttttgttctttacATCTTACACCTTCGttgttttgaatttatcCTACAGAGACTGGGTCTACCTCTCAAACACTACCACTATGGGTCTCTGTTTCTTTGGAGTAGTTTGGGGTGGCCTGTTCAGGTATTTCCACCGTTATAAAATATTCCAAGTCATTGGTATTGGTATTAAATTAATCGGTATGGGTCTTTACGTTGCATGTTCCAAAAAGAGCGGTAGCCCAGGAATTGGTCTCGTTGCTGCTGCGTTGATTGTTACTAGCATCGGTGACGCTGCTAACGTTATGGGTACTCAAGTCGCAGCACAAGCTGCCGTCCCTCACCAAGATATGGCTGCAACTATTTCCGTTTTGTCTCTTTATACTTCGATAGGTGCAGCTGTTGGTACGGCTATTACTTCCGCTGTTTGGACCAAAGAATTGCCTGGCGCCTTGTCCAAATACGTTCCGAACAGTGAAAAGGCGATCGCATTTTATGAGTCTTTAACTCTTATCTGGCAAGAGCCATGGGGCTCAGCAAACAGGGAAGGCGCTATCGCAGCGTATCAAGAGGTCAATTATACCCTGTTCTGCATGGGTGTCGGTGTCAGTTCCATCATGTTTCTAGTCGCACTATTCCAAACTAATTTTTATCTAGGTGACCAACAAAACTGTGTGGAAGGTGAGCAAAAGGAGGATTACCATCACAATGCTAACGGTACCAAAATGAATCTAATGAATAGAATGTTCGATTTCTCCAAATAG
- the HSU1 gene encoding cystathionine gamma-synthase gives MTDIEFGQPLPSDLKYAVSFGIPTWDSAIGYAEKDPKVISRMATGYPRYFPQPPIQKLCKYFINKFGQPSEDCRPFPSLNIASKCLEFVKSVVGPESRAHLEVETISFEVGAKNKPNEDGKFTVAIAAILASGEEFTLVREYWKLRGECVSSRLASSLNQLLDATNLTSSETRHEVEARIFLAEKEGDDAKSLLKRRIAENHFNPFDLRKEGADPKEVDVNPQKDIHLVSSGMSAIFTTRKLLTFWEEKRAFEYALNKDRSKKEILPCNTAAIFGFPFKDTQVIMDTFGKCQFFGFGDSRDITELQSFLETSKQRILAVFVETPSNPLLNMPDLKELRRLADAYGFFIVVDDTIGGLNVDILPYADVVCTSLTKLFNGSSNAMGGSIILNPKSSLYSSAHEYFESNEFEDLLWCEDAVVLEQNSRDFQERTLRANKNTEKLLNEVLFPEEGKICKKIYYPTVSSKETFQNYESVRNKHGGYGCLFSMAFYNEGEAKAFYDSLRVFKGPSNGTNFTLACPYVHLAHHSELEEVSKFGADPNLIRVSVGLEDTQWLLDVFSSAIDVVRRSRDL, from the coding sequence ATGACAGATATTGAGTTTGGCCAACCTCTTCCCAGCGATCTAAAGTATGCGGTTTCATTTGGTATTCCCACATGGGATTCAGCGATAGGATACGCGGAAAAGGACCCTAAGGTAATAAGCAGAATGGCTACAGGATACCCGAGATACTTTCCACAGCCTCCTATCCAAAAACTTTGCAAATACTTTATTAACAAATTTGGACAACCTTCAGAGGATTGCCGCCCTTTTCCCTCTTTGAATATAGCCTCGAAATGTTTAGAATTTGTGAAGTCAGTTGTCGGACCCGAAAGTAGAGCTCATCTTGAAGTGGAGACAATTTCATTTGAAGTAGGTGCGAAGAATAAGCCCAATGAAGATGGTAAGTTCACTGTGGCAATCGCAGCTATCTTAGCCTCAGGTGAGGAGTTCACACTTGTTAGAGAGTATTGGAAATTAAGAGGTGAATGTGTATCCAGCCGACTAGCATCCTCTCTTAACCAGTTACTTGACGCCACTAACTTGACATCAAGTGAGACACGGCATGAGGTTGAGGCCAGAATCTTTCTAGCCGAGAAGGAAGGAGACGACGCAAAGAGTCTATTAAAGAGAAGAATAGCTGAGAACCATTTCAACCCATTTGACttaagaaaagaaggcgCCGATCCAAAAGAGGTAGATGTCAACCCGCAAAAAGATATTCATCTCGTATCAAGTGGAATGTCAGCAATTTTTACAACTCGTAAGTTGCTTACATTTtgggaagaaaagagagcTTTTGAGTACGCCCTGAACAAGGACAGatcgaaaaaagaaattttaccGTGTAATACAGCTGCCATCTTTGGCTTTCCGTTCAAAGATACACAAGTGATCATGGAcacatttggaaaatgtcagttctttggatttggaGACTCCAGAGATATCACTGAGTTACAAAGCTTCTTAGAGACGAGCAAGCAACGTATCCTTGCTGTTTTCGTTGAGACCCCCTCAAATCCATTACTAAATATGCcggatttgaaagaattaagAAGACTGGCGGATGCATATGGATTCTTTATTGTAGTCGATGATACTATAGGGGGGCTCAACGTTGATATATTACCTTACGCAGATGTGGTCTGCACCTCGCTTACtaaacttttcaatggcTCTAGTAATGCTATGGGTGGCTCGATTATTTTAAACCCAAAGTCTTCTCTGTACTCAAGTGCCCATGAGTACTTTGAAAGTAATGAATTTGAGGACCTGCTATGGTGTGAGGATGCGGTAGTCCTTGAACAAAATTCTAGAGACTTCCAAGAGAGGACACTACGCGCTAATAAAAACacagaaaaacttttgaatgAGGTACTCTTTCCTGAGGAAGGGAAAATAtgcaagaaaatatattatCCTACTGTGAGCTCCAAGGAGACTTTCCAGAATTATGAATCTGTCCGGAATAAGCATGGCGGTTACGGGTGCTTGTTTTCTATGGCATTCTACAACGAAGGCGAAGCCAAAGCTTTTTATGATTCTTTGAGAGTGTTTAAGGGACCTTCTAACGGAACTAATTTTACATTAGCATGTCCATATGTTCATTTGGCGCACCATTCAGAATTAGAAGAGGTCTCCAAATTCGGAGCAGACCCAAACTTAATTAGGGTGAGTGTGGGTTTAGAAGATACTCAGTGGCTGCTGGACGTTTTTTCAAGCGCGATAGATGTTGTTAGACGCTCCAGAGATTTATGA